The DNA segment CTCTCAATGGCAAAAGGAGGAAAGCTAACAAAGATCAAGTCTGTGCTAAAAAAATGGCGTTCGTTTAGCAACGGCGAGCCAGTTGGTCTCACCAAAGACCGCGTAACCACTTCTGATCATGAAGATGACTACAACAACGTAGGACATAATTCTCATGCTGTCTATGTTGGCAAGTCAAGGCGTCGCTACCTTATAAGCTCAGAAGTGGCGCAACATCCGTTGTTCCAGGAGCTTGTGGAACGGTCTGGTGTTGGTGATTCTGGTGTCACGATTGAGTGCGAGGTTGTGTTGTTTGAACATTTATTGTGGATGATTGAAAGTGTTGATCCTCAACCTGATGCTTTACATGAGCTTGTGGATTTTTACGCTTGCTCGTGAAGTTTTTTCGTTTAATTcttgtgttttgttcttgaatTCATGTTCTACCACTTATTTTCTTTCTTGGATAACAAGCAATCcaataactatttttttttttcatcttgTTTGAGTCAATATGTTCAGTCCAGATTATAATTGTGTGGCTCTCACGTTTCTGGCTTGATTCCATAAAAATACCAAGTGCTATTGGTTTTGGTGGTACAttcagaatatatatatatatatatatagagagagagagagagagagagagagggagaaaggttaacatacttcacgtaggagacaatggtaaccgttggatcaggggtataatcacgcatggaacatataatcacgcatgggaccacataatcatgcatgggatccaaaatcacgcacgttattttcgtcaaaaaaataattacgcatgttatatatttcgtgaagtacgttaatgtacgttaaggcATGAAGTACGTTAAggcgtgaagtacattatactttctctctctctatatatatatatgcaatgTATACTAGTGTCACAAAATCTATTTTTTGGTGGTAGATTCAGAATATATATGCAATGTGTTAACTTGATACAATCGTAATGGACGGAATCAAAGGAGGGTCACGAGGGATCATTGACCCTTTAATatttaggtttttttattttatatataaaagcaaagttggtttctttttatttttttttcgttAGAAAATGCATgcagtttcaaaaaaaaaaaaaaaaaaaaaaaaaaaaccacgaGTTAGACCCTACTCGAAAAATAAGGGAACCCTTGACCCTATATATTAACTAAGAATTTTGGTTCCGCTAATGTATGAGACAACTCGATCTAGTCAATGAAAGGGTTTCAACAGAGTTAACAGAACCAACCAGACGTACCTAATCGATAAATGGGACCAATGGCGTAATTAAAGGAGATTCAAGAGGGACCATTGACCCTCTGATCAACAAATTTTTAATTTTGTATATAGCAACCgaagtttttctttttttttttagaaaacaatTAAGTTAAACCTTTTAGTTGTAGTTAGTAAAAGAAAGAACCTTTGATCAACTCAACTAAGAAGTTTTAGTTTCGGCACTGCATGGGACAACTCAGGTCAATGGAAGGGTTTCGACAAAGCACGATCATCTTCCGCTATATTGCGTTTTCATATTTATTTTGTTGCAATATTTTGATTAAAATTAGACATGATATTTTAATTTTATTGAACATGCCAAAAAAGGTTGCGGCTTTTATAGAAAACAAATGATCATGAAACATATATTATTATCATCTACCTAAAATGTATTTGTGACTATATATCGTTTAGCGAAAGATATCTTAGTATATGATGTGTGTGTTGGTGTCATTATCACATACCGTTTGATTGAATGCGACCAAAATGAAAAGGAGTTTGGAGAATTGATAATAAAGAGAAAGTTAATTAAATAAATTGTGAATGATTGGATTGGTTGGTGCTTTTTGTTTAATTAATCCACTTCTATGTACCAAACAGTAGAAGCAGACCCCTTCTTTCTCTTCTGTTACcttttatattattattgttaattgtTAATCTATCTATTTATTTAAAGAATTATGAAACCAGCATGGAAGAAACCAAAGTTAAATTATATAATGAAGAAACGCGTTTACGTACATCTGTGATTTCTTATAAAATTGTAGTTTTGCTTCTAAAATTAGTTGGAAACCAAAGCTAGTTGGACGTACGATGAGATATGTCAAGCTAGTTGTTGTACATGTTTCGAATTGATTTAAAATATCAGCGGCGGACCTAAGAATTTTTTTATGGGGTGCGAACAAAATTTAAAGATTTTAGGCACCTAACTATATAAAAAAATTGATTCATAGCAGGTTGGAttgggtcgggtcatgtaaaacaagtaaacataaacaaacgacgTTTCAGAGCGGATCAGATCAGATCAGGTCGGGTTTggtcaattttaattttcaaacaatcaaaccttATTTCCTAACTTTCTATCACATTAACAGACAAAGTTTGAAGTAAAACAGTAAACACATCATAAGTATGTAAAATAACAacaaaaaaccatcaaaatttaaACCATCCTTACTTCTATATCtcataataattaaaaaaaaaaaacttatctaaAACATTGCTTGGTCTTTAATTAGAAGAATCCGACGGAAAAAAGTGGTTCAACCCTTTTCCTCTTGAGAAATTGCGTCATAACTTCCATACTCATGGTTCTTATTACATATAAATCTCtcctgatgaaacaatggttaaccgggcagggttaactcactggtctcgtcaagaagggttaatcccttcctctcgaggatcgctggctggatcaccggtgggtagatctcctgcacaaggaaacaaaccgtgactcgtaacaaggaggatgggggtggggggtgctccttgttaccactctccggcgtaagaatcagtaatctgcttgggaagcaaagtatgatagtagtagtagtgagagagttgtgaagagatacctcaaacctggtttggggttggtatttgtagccgaggagtgaaggaggaggatgatggacggactgacgacgtgctgcacctttgcaggtgtgtcaggcttgtcggttgtggatgTTACACCACGTCAGTCCGTTgcttacgtagccctgacaggtgactgccattggtgccacttgcactgtggtgtcagtcccacttgttgagcgtataggatgcggtgcgagccgcatcgctgcctgcggtaacatctgatgttatcgtgtCTCTttcttgtgatcaagaaatactcgagatgcggtgctggccgcatcgtcgcctgtggtgactgttgctgttatccagctcccttgtattgatagaagtgttcactggacgcggtgcgaggccgcatcgctgtgaatacttccgttttcatacaccagatgtgatgctatgtcgcatcactctacaatctcatgttccaggtaagtcctcctccatcactagacagattggattcaacccttgtgtcgatgcgttctcgcatgggcacaagtaggttgttggctagtgggggttttgataagggtaatggtcactcgcggtcgatgctgacgcaagatctgggaccataccccctTCATCTCCGTAAGTTTATAAAACAACATTAAACACTAACACAAAATAAACAATTATATTCAAGCAGTATCACTATCCATAATTTTTGAACATTTAAGCACTAGTTTTAAATGTTGATAGTAAttatttaaacaaacaaagcttaaaataaaagaacaaaatcatTAACTAAAAGTTTAGAACAActaaaaaacatcaaaaaacataaaaagatcaAAGCCTTATACATTTATATTTCCTCCTAATCACcgcataaaacaacaaaaaaaacaatCAATAAAGAAATGATACCCATTCTAAGTCGGAATTCCGGCGTAATAATGTTCAGAACAGCAGGAATTTTGATTTTTCCGGCCAAATAACTAGTCCGGTCGTTAGTCGCTATAGACTATAGTCGTTGGGCGTCTTTTCTGGAGGCGAGATTTGGAAGTCGAATGGGTCATGGgtgggttattttatttagttcacaatctttgggcttgtgtttgggtTTGGGTAGTTGGGTTAATAAAATTAGATTGTATATTGGGTTAAGTAAAGTAAATAAGTGGTTaaagaataattatataaattgtgTTATACAGTTATATATTCACAATAATCAgtggttattttttatttttttaataaattcgTATTTTCTTAGGggggcggttgaaaattttcaacggGTGCGGTTGAATAAACCCAAAGGGTACGGCTGGGATTTTCGACATAAATTAGCactaaaaacttttttttcataGGGCGCGACCGCCCACCCTTCATTGTGGATAAGTCCGCCCTTGATAAGAATGTATTGCAAGGAAAACTCAATCCAATactattacttttttttttctgtCAGAAGTAATATAATGGTGGTTTACAACATGGTTACAAGACTCATCAAGAGTATAAGCTCAGAGTGTGTTGGTGACTTGGTTCGTCGATTTTTTCTAAGGGAATTAGAATTGgaatttaaatatttaaatatgaATTAGAATTTGTTGGAAAAAAAATTGTACTTGTCACTTCTTCGGATCTCCTATGAAAAGAGCTCATGGCATACATGGCTAACGATATTGCCATGAAGGACCTTGACCTTCTCAGTTTTTTTTCCCGGTATCTCTGTTTCACAAACCAAGCAGGCGATGTTCCTCTCCCAACAAACGTATGCCAAGGAAATTTTCGAGCGGGCTGGTATGCATTCTTGTAACCTCGTTTCTACACCGGTAGATACCAACGCTAAGCTAAGTGCTACATCCGGTGCTGACTTTGATAACCCtactgaagaaacactagataaatgaccggaatcaaatTATCTAGGGGGTTTGGATCTGCATAAAGGGGGGTTGTTCTCTTTCGTTTGATTCGATTGCAACTGGTcttcttctccggtaaactctgcAAAACAagacaccgttagcctcgtcaaggggagaagaggggttctctccttgacccgactccggcgtgagaataagtatgtgtttatgaagaagaggtattgacgaagtgtgtgtagcttgaatttcatacctgaattgttctcgtatttataaccgagagtttgggcgggaaaacccgttgatgaaatattaacggaagatgctaaccccgtaagcggttacatttccttccATAATCTTCTCGATCCGacgtgaatgcacacggatcgctCTTTTGATCTTCGGCtagggaattgccacgtggaaagtggacAAGTGTAGGTTTTCCTCCAATTCCATGCCATCTTTGTGATTTCAGGGAGGCCTGAGATGAGGACACGTGTCCAGATGGTTATAACCGTCtagtggtgcacgattgagtcCTTCTAGAAGATTATTGCCATAATCTGATGTGATTCTTTATCGTGTGGCACCACTcgagtaaataatatccaagtctggatattattTGAGTGGAAGTGTTTATCTTAGGATTTTTATCCTTTGTTTATGGAGGAAAGCGCAAGGATTCATGATTTCCCTTTGGCGCGCAAGTGTTGTCTGCTATCTTGGCCTTTTTTGTAGGACCAGTGCGCAGCCGCGCAAGGTTAAAGAAAAGGGCTGAAAGacaaggttgtggtatggtcctaaGTACTTATTACGagatttttgggaccttaccccttcaagtcccccaagTCTAGTGTTGTCCTTATACAAATAAGTAGAGCACTGGACTTATGAGAGAGAAATGCTTTTTGGCGCGAAAGTAAGGAATCTTTTGTGAGAAGATTTACTTTACTTTTTATgggaattttgaaaatctttgaCTTTAAGTAACTGAAcagtttttgaaaaaatatttttGCACCTTTTTTATTTTGATCTGTTGGGAGCTTCGGTGAAGAGTTTGTGTAATCATGAGCTGACGGTAGGTGACGTTGTTTGTAATAAAAAATTAGTGTTCGCGATACTTACCCTTCTTCTTGCCTTGGGATACGTATTTGACGTTTGTCACTCTTTATTTATTGGACATGACACTTGTTCCTGTAGCGCCGTTCAGAAAAGACGTCTGATAGTTGATCATGATTTTCCTCTTTCCCGGAGTTAACTCTTCTATATATACGTTTGAGGGTTCTTATTCATTTGTTTGATCTGGAAAAATGAAGGCGAAACGTTCTTTCCGTACCCGGCGACTTTTGGATATTCTGAGGGTTTACGAGGTCGCTGAGGGTCTCTTGCTTCTTGCTGGTTCACCATCATTAGTAGCTGACGGGGAAGGAGAGCCGTTCAACTCTGATTCTTTAATGGTTGCCGGTTCTGACTGTAAAGCTCTCCAGCAAAAgggtgttgttgatgaaaatgtcGGTGTACTATCTGCTGACGACCTGATGTCCCATTTTCTGATGATTCGGAAGGGTGGATGTCAACTGGTGTACTGTCGCCGGAAGAACCGCTGTGGTGATCAGGTGCCGATTGTTGATGATGGTCCTGCTGCTGATTAGGTTAAGTTTGGAGAATAGTGTATTCCCTTTTTTGGTGTTTATAAATATGTTGGTCTTGCTACTTAAAAAAATTTTGAAGATCACTGTCGTGATCTTTGTGGATGGTTGTTTATACTCCACGTGatgatatatatatttgttgatgCACTGTTGTGCATGTGAGCTTTCAGTTTGTGTTtggattacaatatgttgcataTGTTTAATTGCTTTGAATAGGTAGAGCGAATGAGaatggtattgtgctcatgtgtgaacgtttgtCTAAAATACGCAAGGTTGTGCCCTTTTTAGACTGTTCATGAGGCGTACAATGTTTACCATATTGTTTTCGCGTAAACCAAAAAACTTATATGCAATTTGTAACAAACAGTAATATGTGTAAGGATGACGCTTGCATTAATAGGACGCAAGGCCAATAATACAAAGTGTAATAAAGAAATACATTGCCTGTATACTTTTATTTTTGTGGAATGGTTTAGCTTATATGTAACACCTGCGCAGCTGCTGCGCGTTCCAGGTGCGAGGAACTAGTGTCCCATCGATTCCTTTTAGTGTGTATGCCCCTTTGCCTAGGACTTCATTGATGATgtatggtccttcccactttggcgCTAATTTGCCTGGTTTTTCTGCGTTGGAAGCTTCATTGTCGCACAAGACGAAATCACCAGGAACAAAGGTACATACGCGTACACGCGCGTTGTAGTatttttcgagtttcgatttgtaCCTTGCCTCTGTGATggcggcgttctcgcgcctttcttcgAGAAGGTCTAAATCCAGTTGTCGCTCTTGCTCATTGTTTTGCTTCTGCATAGCAATCATGCGCGGTGATGGGAGGCCAATTTCGGCTGGGATTACTGCCTCAGATCCGTAGACGAGACTAAACGAGGTTTCTCCCATGCTAGTCTTTGGCATGGTGCGATGGGCCCATAAGATGCTGGGGAGCTCATCAACCCATCCTCTGCGCGCTGTTCCGAGTCGCGCTTTAATGCCGTCGACTATCGGTTTGTTGACGCTCTCGACTTGGCCATTTTCCTGTGGGTGTGCCATGGAAGCAAAGTTGTGTTCGATCTTCAATTCTTTGAACCATTTCTAAAGATCTTCCGaggcaaagttggtgccgttgtcggaGATGATGCGCAATGGTAATCCGAATCTGCAAATAatatgttcccatataaatttgcgAATTACCATTGCTGTTGTTGAAGCTAGTGCTTTGGCTTCAACCCACTTTGTGAAATAGTCTACTGCTACGATAATGAATTTTACTGCGCCTGGTGCGTCAGGGAATGGACCAACAAGATCGATGCCCCATTGTTGGAAGGGCCAAGCGGACGTGACCGGTACTAGCGCATTTCCGTAGTAT comes from the Helianthus annuus cultivar XRQ/B chromosome 4, HanXRQr2.0-SUNRISE, whole genome shotgun sequence genome and includes:
- the LOC110935302 gene encoding auxin-responsive protein SAUR78 codes for the protein MAKGGKLTKIKSVLKKWRSFSNGEPVGLTKDRVTTSDHEDDYNNVGHNSHAVYVGKSRRRYLISSEVAQHPLFQELVERSGVGDSGVTIECEVVLFEHLLWMIESVDPQPDALHELVDFYACS